The Pieris brassicae chromosome 7, ilPieBrab1.1, whole genome shotgun sequence genome includes the window TAATgcttgtacagaagaaatttaaaggaagatagagaaggagctaagcgaatagggacgggaagtgaattccatagtgAATACCTTAggagaaaggaggagttatgagatgggatttcaagggtatagtttttgggcgagcgtaagctatagttatgggctcccaaatcatttttgagataggaaggagcTTTAGGGTAGAACAGcatggaatataggagatggAGAACATGAGTATCACGTCGTTGACGAATCGGTaaccagcctagccgcttacgAAACGCAGAAATATGGTTgtactttcttagaccgaatataaatcgGATACAGAGattttggagacgatccagTCATTTAATgctttattagaaaaattatgATATCGGATCTAATGCCATTGGCAGCTTGTGAGCCTAAAATGGACGGTCACTAGTCGTGTGCCGCTAGCGCGTTGTCCAATGTCTTATGGTAGGAATTTAATAGAAGCAATTGGAAATTGGAATTCTGTGTGTAGTGACCGTCCATTCAGACGCTCACGTTAACTGCTAGGTGTTTCAGGAAGTGTGGTCaaactacattttaaaattaaggttTTGTGCTTAACTAACCAGCGCAAGGGCATTTTCAGTTTACAGCTAATGAAATATACTGCCATCAAATAGGTGAATGTCTAAATACTTAAAGGGCACATGTCACattttaacacaattttttttaatgctttaATCACTAGTCAACACATATCTACACCGTTTTCTGTCGAAACAGCACTTGTCCGCCCTTTACACGAACAGTAAGCGACTTgtctattttaactaaatactaAAACGGCACTTGTCCAGAAGAATACCTGTCATTTTGGAATAGCATTTATAATTGGCCTGTagaataagaataaaactTATAGGTGATAACTATAGATGGTTGACGAAAACATTATAACTttgtgtttgattttatttatttatggctGTTTTTAAGCATTCACAGAAATATGCAACTTTTTAATATGGATTATGTTGTCATGTACATTCTCAATAGCATACATAAAAACCAAGTTTGTATCTTCATTCTTTCAAAACTATAGTTATTTCTATCTCCTATAAATTTTCATTCAGAAATAAATAGGGGACAAGTGCTCTTTTAGCATTTAGACATTCAGGTATTTCAGATAAATGATGAAGAAACAGAAACAAAccaatgttatttaataacactctttggataataaaacatttttttttagattttataatatattagtcAAGAAATATCTATGACTGGGCAGGAGCGGCGGTGGTGGTAGCAGCTGCCTCTTCacggatgcggtctttcttaaGAGTACCCATAAACGCAGCCTTATCAGCCGGCGTCTGGAAGCGACCGTGACCAAACTTGGAAGATGTATCAATGAATTTCAGATTGATCTTTTCAAGAGCTGCTCTCTTAGTGTGTACTCTTAAagactgaaaaaaaattaagttgtaTAAttagaaagtaaataaaaaaaatatatgggaCAACAGCccattaatttatcaatgttttactcataataaattttatataatattttaaattaaacaataaatagttaatatacAGTAACTTTACTAAGCTTCATTTAGTGTTAATGCCATGTTTGTGGTGGGCTCAATTCtctaattaaacatatttaaccAAATGCAATTGATGATCTATTTTGTACTTACTTTTCTCAATGTGATAACACGCTTTTTAGGTCCCATACAGCAACCCTTGATCATTATAAAGTCATTGTTTACTTCACCATAATGAGGGAAACCTCCCATGGGAGTGATTGACTTCTCAGACAAGTCATACTCAGTTGAggcattgtttttaataactttgcCATCCTTAGTGTGAATtcctaaaacaatatttattttatacatacatttcaaatttgttgtaaaataagattttttaaattttgccaCATACCTTGCCCAATTCTGTAAATTTTCTTGTTCATTTCAGTACGGTGGTGGTATCCCTTTTGACCAGCACGGGCAACAGTGAATGATACTCTTGAAGGATGCCACGCGCCAATACAGGCAACTTTACGTAAACCCTTGTGAGTCTTTCGCGGCAGTTTCTTTGTGTGCCAACGAGATGTGACACCTGTAAAGAAGAACATGTTTAAACAATGAGGTATGTagttaacaattaataaaattcactaGGAATTTAAGCCAAAACGGAAATTTTAGTcaacataaaaacaataaaattaagataaaaaagtATCTCACCTTTGTATCCTTTACCCTTGGTCACACCAATACAGTCAATCATCTCATCCTGTGTAAATACAGAATCAATGGGGATGGGCTTTTCAAGGTGTTCACGAGCCCATTTAACTTTATCTTCAATGGTGCCTCCATTAACTTGAATCTCCATAATATGTGCCTTCTTCTGGCGTTGCTTAAGGAGCTTCATTTGAGTGTGAGCAATAATTCTGATAACACTGCAGTAGCGGACCATTTTTTTGAAATCTTTTTCAATAGACTTGCGACCCAACTCATCCTGCCATTTCTTGCTCGACTTGGTAAAGGCCTTCTTCTTGCACTTGTACCTGGATTATCATAAACCAAAGGTGCTGTAAAGAAATAGCCAAAAGCCTCATCGTTGAGCGGAGACAAATTGGCAACAATATGCACACGGCATATCTCAGTATGCCCTCATCTATGAGAGGAGAGCTATGAAAGAATAATTAGTACTTGGTAGTAATAACTTGTGATAATGTAAACGTGACAAGCTAGTCGAAATactgtaatatataaactaaattaccAGTTCTTATAGAAGCGACGACGGCAGTCTTCTGACATGTGCTCAGCCCAGACGGTCATTAATGTACGAAGACCATGAGGTGTTTCTATGTAACCAACAGCGCCAACACATACCATAGGAGGTGTCTCGATGATTGTGACCGCTTCCACAATTTCTTTCTTATTGATCTCTAACAAtatcaaataaagtaattataacatttactgtttaaaagaaataaaacaaaataaaaattttctgTAATGGAGTACTTACTTGAACCAGGACGGTCAGGTTCACGAAGCACGTGGGTCATACCAGCTTTGTAACCAATAAATGCTGTAAGATGGACTGGTTTGCTAGGATCATCTTTTGGGAACGCCTTCACCTTTCCACGATGACGACGGGACCTCTTCTTGGGGTAGAATCCCATGGACCCATGACGGGGTGCCGAAAACTTTCTATGCGACTAGAAGGCAAAAATATCTGAATTAGctacttataatatacaatcaGTTCTGATaacctttaaataaatacatcagTCCGCCCTAGTAAAATCTTCACATAAGATTCAGGTTCTAAccgtataaatttaaagagaTTTATTATCATCATTTGTGGTACTAAAATATGTTGTAATATGAACATAAgtaagattaataaatataagcaaCATATAaaacgttataaaataaactgattaaataaatatttaatgatttaacttaaatatgGACCTTTCGATAGTTCACTTACCATCGCTTCCGATGTTCGCAACAAAATGGACGATTGTAACTTTACGATTTATCAGTTGAATAAAGTTGTCAGTTTTGACAGTTCAGGGACACAGACTATTCtagaaaataagatttttatgtagTATATGTCAAGTGTAAAGTGTAACCGTTAAAGTTTCGCAGCGAGGCGAGGCCAGAGAAGACGAGGAGACATGAGCGCTCCATCCAAGCTATCGCACTCGCGTCCACCATGCCGCTTAGAGAGTGTGGATGGTGGTTAGGATCGGGGTAAAACTTTAACAATTGAATCGTAATGTTACTATATATTCCATGTTGCCATTATATTCCACTTTGGTCTTCATCAGGAAATTCTTTaagttattgtattttctGAAGAAGCGGCTACGatcgaaataataaattgaaagtACGAATTTGTAACCTTCAAAAAtattgagaaaatataaacattattacatttgaatttgatgtttttattaacataaattaattaattcaaaagcTCACTTTAATTTCTCTTATGTTAATCTCTAtacattactttataaaaacaaatagttaGCTCGTGC containing:
- the LOC123712085 gene encoding 60S ribosomal protein L3, whose translation is MSHRKFSAPRHGSMGFYPKKRSRRHRGKVKAFPKDDPSKPVHLTAFIGYKAGMTHVLREPDRPGSKINKKEIVEAVTIIETPPMVCVGAVGYIETPHGLRTLMTVWAEHMSEDCRRRFYKNWYKCKKKAFTKSSKKWQDELGRKSIEKDFKKMVRYCSVIRIIAHTQMKLLKQRQKKAHIMEIQVNGGTIEDKVKWAREHLEKPIPIDSVFTQDEMIDCIGVTKGKGYKGVTSRWHTKKLPRKTHKGLRKVACIGAWHPSRVSFTVARAGQKGYHHRTEMNKKIYRIGQGIHTKDGKVIKNNASTEYDLSEKSITPMGGFPHYGEVNNDFIMIKGCCMGPKKRVITLRKSLRVHTKRAALEKINLKFIDTSSKFGHGRFQTPADKAAFMGTLKKDRIREEAAATTTAAPAQS